Genomic window (Vibrio sp. NTOU-M3):
GATGTGATCACTAAAAACACGCTCGACTCTGTGGCTAACTTCCTTTATCGCAATAAAAAGCTACTAAAGAACCGTTATATCAGCGTTAACATCAGTCGAACGCTTATTATCGATCACAGCTTTATCCAATACCTGCAAGATTTCGCTAAAAAGCACCCCAAATTGGTATCAAAGCTATTGCTAGAAATTACTGAAAACGTGGAATTTAGTGCGGATGAGCTTGAAGAAGCCGTCGCATCACTGAAAGAACTGCATGCCAGCGGTTATCAGATTGCGATTGATGATTTTGGTACGGGTTATTCAGGTTTGAACTTTATCCACCTACACCCATTCAATGTGATGAAAATTGACAAGGTCTTCATTAAGAGCCTTCATGCAGAATCCTCCATCACCCCAGTTTTGGTCTCAATGATACAACTTGCGAAACAACTGGACATGAAGGTCATTGCCGAAGGGGTAGAAACAGAGCAGCAACTTTCACAATTGAACGAGCTTGGAGTTAGGTACATTCAAGGCTTCTATTATTCTCAAGCGATTAAGCCAGAAGAGGTGACGGCAATGAATTTTCGTAATTCACCAATGGTGAGTGAATTTTGATTGCATTGCCCGGCTCACTGAAAGCTTATTACCTTGAATATAAGCATACATTTTACCTGTAAACTCTTTCTTTACTTTTTCAACCGCTGAAACATTAACCACCGTCGAGCGGTGAATCTGCCAGAAATGTTCTGGGTCGAGCTGGTGAAGCAACTCTTTAAGCGAAGCTCTGAGTAAAAACTCCTCTATTTTACCCATGTTTGATTTGTACAGAGTGACGTATTTGTCCTCTGCTTTGAAATACAGGACATCAGAAACGGAAACCAGATGGATGTCTTCGCCTTTCTGAACACGTATCCATTTCAAGTATTCAGTGGCCGATGTTGAGGATGATAAAGATTGCAGCTTTTCAAGTAATACCGACACATCAGGATTTGCGTCAGAACTAGATGACGCCCTAGCCTTTATACGTTCCAAGCTTGTCATTAATCGCGCTTCAGAGACAGGTTTTAACAGATAATCTATCGCATTATTATCAAAGGCTTGGATCGCATATTCATCATAAGCTGTAATAAAAACCACCAGTGGCGCTGTGGCCATTTTCGACAGTTGCTTAGCCACTGACATTCCGTCGAGCTGCGGCATTCGAATATCGAGAAAGACGACCGTAGGATGATATTGCTGGACTAATTCAATAGCTTCAGCGCCATTGGCAGCCAAACCTACGATCTCAAGTTCTGGCCACAACTCTGCCAACATCTTATCTAAATGGTGCCTCAATAAAGGTTCATCATCTGCAATTACTGCGGTTATCTTACTCATTTATCAATCCATTTGACTGTATTAATGTCTCTAGTGCTGTTCTGTTGATTGCGATATGACTCGTTGTCCCGCCTTCCCGGTTTTCACTCAAACCCAAGGAGGCATTCCCTGCGAACAGAGCGTGTAATCGTTGACGAATATTGTCTAAGCTGATGCCATTTCCCGTCGTTGAGTTGCCGTCAGATAGCCCAACCCCCGTATCCATGATTCGTATGTGAAATAATTCATCATCACAGGTAATGCTCACTTGCACTTTGCCACTGTCAGATTTTGGCTCGATTCCGTGCTGAATTGCATTTTCAACTAAAGGCTGCAGTAACATTGGAGGTAAAAGGGTTTCTCTCAATGACGATTCAACACTCACCTCATACTCTAACCTATTACCTAAGCGAATTTTATGAATCGCTAAATAGGCATCAACCAGAGACAGCTCATCTTCAACGGTAACTAATCGGCGACGGCTTTTTTTCAAGGTTGCTCGCAGCAGTTCGGTGAGTTTTTCGAGCATTTTGCTCGCAGAAGGTGGATTTTGTTCAATTAACACATTGATATTCGCCAAGGTGTTAAAAAGAAAGTGAGGTTCAATCTGGCTTTGTAATTGGTTCAGTTGGCTCAGCAACAAAGCCTTCTCTTGTTCCGACTGCTTACGCTTGGCAATTTCGAGCTCTTTTTCTGCCACAATTTTCTGCTCGTATGCATAAAAGTAAAAGAAGCAAGCAACGGTAAATATCAACCCAAGCGCCATCACTGGTTGCAGATCAGAGAAGTCACTAAATTTTTCATACTTCTTAAGCCAATAGTGGGCATTGGCGGTGCCAAAGATCATCGAGCTGGTCACCGATAGTAGATTAATAAAACGATAGGGTAAATCTGGCTTATAGACGCTTAGTAAGTGGGCAGTAAATACCGCAGAATAACCGTAACCAAAACTGATGGCTAAATGCTCACCCCATGCACTTGACCAAATCATCTTGGTAATGACTGCAATCACTAAACAAAACAGTGACGTAAAAACCAAACTTTTACCAAACCCACGCCAGTGACTCATGTGATTGTCCATCAGAACTTTCCTTTTAAGTTAAAAAGAATCATATACTTGTCTTGCAGATTTGCATACGCAGATGAATCACTGCCAGTAAAAAAGCGTGCGGCAAGCTCCATTTCCATCGAAGCATCTCCTGAATCGAATGCTTGATAATTTAACCACTGCGTAGCAATCACACCTCGATCATCTGGGGAATACATAATATCCAATGTCGGCGTTAAATCTGAAAGCCAACCTAGGTTCTGGCTCCAGTTCCAATGCTCCCATGCGGAACTATCTAACGTCCAATGCAGCATAATATTGTGCTGCACCAAATTAACCTGCTGGTAACCTAACGCATAGCTGCTTGCCAGTAATGCTTCATTTTGTCGCTTAAGCATAGAAGCATGATCAAAAGCGCGGTGCCAATCTTCTTTATCCCAAGCGCGACTGTCATACCAATATTCGGCAATCACATGATGACCAACCCCATTTGCCCAACTTAGCCCGATCAATGCTTGGTACCCATGTGCCTCTTCTTGCAATTCGACAGGCTGGAAAACGCTTCCTAACGAAAAGTACTGGTATTGACGTTGGTATAACGCAGAGCCATGAAGCTCAAGCTCACTGTTTAAAACCGTTACTAGAGAACCCGCAACCAGGCCATGTCTGACATCATCGTAATACACTAGGCCTTGCCACTCATGATTATCGACCAACATATATCGACGAATACCAATTCCTTGTTGCTCAGCCGCTTCAGACAATTCCGAACCTGCTTGGCTATTCCATGAGGAATCACTGTAAATGAGGCTCCATTCACCTGATTGTTCAAAGCTAGAAAGCAGAATCGCCCCCGCTCCCTCTTCCACTTGTATTCCAACAGGATTGCGCCGATAAGGTTTGAAGACATCCAATGGGCGGTAACCGTAACCTACCCCCCAATCGAGACGCATTTTCCCAACACTCATATCCAGCGATGTCGTTCCCAACTCAAAACTTGATTGCCAGAATAGCTCTTGGACCACAAATTCAGCGTCAAACTGATGTTGAGATTCATTGCTATACAGCTCACTTCCCTTGATAGCAAAAAGACCAGTCCAGTTTTTCCATGTTATTTGTGCATCCAAAAGCGCATTGACACTTTGAGCGTTATTGCGTTCGCGGTTAACAAAGATCGTGCTTTCACGTTTTTCAACGTAGTCAGAACTTATCATCCAGTCCCACTCAACCTGAACGTTCGCATTCACAGAGCTGGACACGATTAAAAGCAATGCAACACTGATGGCTTTCATATCAGAGATCCACTTGAGAGTTACGTGTGAGAAACGCCGGGTTGTAGTACTTATCTGCCAGCTGATACGGTGTCACGGCTTGATATTCAATCACCGTTTTCTTCGCAGGCTGGATCTGATCAAGCAAAATCATCGCATCGACCCGAATGCCTTCTTTTCCGTCTCCTTGCTGGAATAACGCCTGTTTTGCTAGCTTACCCGAACGTAAGTACAAATCTGCTTTTAGCGGAAAATCATTATCAGCAGTGAGCCACAACGTGATTCGCTGATAACTCGCACCTTTTGTTTTCGCGCTCAATTCCAGTTTATTACTCTGTATGGCGCGACCATCCAAGGTAATCACCTCTTCACCCACCAGAGCACCTTGGTAATCATCGCTCCAAGTTAGCGTAGAAACATCGCCAACCGACGCCTCACCCAGCAGTTTCTGCATCGGTGTGATTCGAATTGGACGACGACTTTTTGGCATCAACAACCAATAGTTATCACCCAACATCAACATTTTTTGCCCAGCTTCAACTTGAGATTTGAACACCACCAGAGACTCGCGGTTTTCACGGGTATAGACATGGTATTGGCGTGTCTTATCCAGCTTGTCGTGTTCATATAACTTCACTAACGACACGACTTTGGCTGCATTTTCATTTAAACGATACTGATCAGCTTGTTTTAGCATCTGTTCAACCGTGCTCGCCCAAGAAGACGAGCAAATAAAGAGTAAACTGGTTAATAGCAACTTAGACATAAATTAACGCCTCAGTAATAGGTTTATTCACCCCTTTGCGTGCAGAAACCCAAGCAGCAAAAGTACAGATGACCAGCACGCTACAAGCGGTATAGGCAAGAAGTTCGAAAGAAAAATAGACATTCAGTGGATAACCTTCGGTACTCCCCGGAGGAGGCGGCATTTGAATGTCAGACACAAACAAGATGGCGCTTGTTAACGCTGTAAACACACCACCAAGTAGTGAGCCAATCAGTGCCATAAGAAGAGACTCTTTAATAAATCCAGCCACGATTTCGCTAGGATAAGTGCCAAGAGCAGACAAGGTGCCAATTTCACGAGTGCGTTCCGTTACAGACATGGTCA
Coding sequences:
- a CDS encoding outer membrane lipoprotein-sorting protein, whose product is MSKLLLTSLLFICSSSWASTVEQMLKQADQYRLNENAAKVVSLVKLYEHDKLDKTRQYHVYTRENRESLVVFKSQVEAGQKMLMLGDNYWLLMPKSRRPIRITPMQKLLGEASVGDVSTLTWSDDYQGALVGEEVITLDGRAIQSNKLELSAKTKGASYQRITLWLTADNDFPLKADLYLRSGKLAKQALFQQGDGKEGIRVDAMILLDQIQPAKKTVIEYQAVTPYQLADKYYNPAFLTRNSQVDL
- a CDS encoding LytR/AlgR family response regulator transcription factor, giving the protein MSKITAVIADDEPLLRHHLDKMLAELWPELEIVGLAANGAEAIELVQQYHPTVVFLDIRMPQLDGMSVAKQLSKMATAPLVVFITAYDEYAIQAFDNNAIDYLLKPVSEARLMTSLERIKARASSSSDANPDVSVLLEKLQSLSSSTSATEYLKWIRVQKGEDIHLVSVSDVLYFKAEDKYVTLYKSNMGKIEEFLLRASLKELLHQLDPEHFWQIHRSTVVNVSAVEKVKKEFTGKMYAYIQGNKLSVSRAMQSKFTHHW
- a CDS encoding sensor histidine kinase: MSHWRGFGKSLVFTSLFCLVIAVITKMIWSSAWGEHLAISFGYGYSAVFTAHLLSVYKPDLPYRFINLLSVTSSMIFGTANAHYWLKKYEKFSDFSDLQPVMALGLIFTVACFFYFYAYEQKIVAEKELEIAKRKQSEQEKALLLSQLNQLQSQIEPHFLFNTLANINVLIEQNPPSASKMLEKLTELLRATLKKSRRRLVTVEDELSLVDAYLAIHKIRLGNRLEYEVSVESSLRETLLPPMLLQPLVENAIQHGIEPKSDSGKVQVSITCDDELFHIRIMDTGVGLSDGNSTTGNGISLDNIRQRLHALFAGNASLGLSENREGGTTSHIAINRTALETLIQSNGLINE